The following DNA comes from Brassica oleracea var. oleracea cultivar TO1000 chromosome C5, BOL, whole genome shotgun sequence.
GAACAGGAACATCCGAGAATAACATGATAAGGACTGGAGGAGACAAACTGGTACTGAAGGGGTTAAAGTTCTACGGTTACCATGGAGCCATTCCAGAAGAGAACACTTTGGGGCAGATGTTTATTGTTGACATCGACGCGTGGGTGAGTCTTAAAAAGGCTGGTCTATCTGATAACTTAGATGATACAATCAGCTACGTTGACATTTTCAGGTTAGCTCTTTTATCAATACCACTTAGGTTGTATAAAACATCTAGGATCCAGACTATCTGATGATTCATGTCTAATTATATTATTTGCAGCATAGCTAAAGAAATTGTTGAAGGGCCACCACTGAACCTTCTGGAGGCGGTAGCGGAACGCATCGCGTCCAGGACGCTTGAAAAGTTTCCTCAAGTAACTGCTGTTCAGGTGAAGCTATGTAAGCCAAATGT
Coding sequences within:
- the LOC106293138 gene encoding dihydroneopterin aldolase 1-like isoform X1 is translated as MYSSLETTAPATLEPRVLGTGTSENNMIRTGGDKLVLKGLKFYGYHGAIPEENTLGQMFIVDIDAWVSLKKAGLSDNLDDTISYVDIFSIAKEIVEGPPLNLLEAVAERIASRTLEKFPQVTAVQVKLCKPNVALIKNTIDYLGVEIFRQQKHF
- the LOC106293138 gene encoding dihydroneopterin aldolase 1-like isoform X2; translated protein: MYSSLETTAPATLEPRGTSENNMIRTGGDKLVLKGLKFYGYHGAIPEENTLGQMFIVDIDAWVSLKKAGLSDNLDDTISYVDIFSIAKEIVEGPPLNLLEAVAERIASRTLEKFPQVTAVQVKLCKPNVALIKNTIDYLGVEIFRQQKHF